Proteins encoded together in one Zonotrichia leucophrys gambelii isolate GWCS_2022_RI chromosome 1, RI_Zleu_2.0, whole genome shotgun sequence window:
- the BRCA2 gene encoding breast cancer type 2 susceptibility protein isoform X2, with the protein MDKKMACKPVERLTFFEIFKTHCSESDLGPISLNWFEELSAEAPPYEPKAFGELDGPSGWLDQTAFKTPRTKPSTYSQLASTPLLFKEQNAILPPSSPEKEPDQKKTGANRENLMSPSNTRRKTDQENEMLTSPPGTFHNCLTASPTILRNAYRTPQRNNNPGPYGSLFYTPKLLEVRTPKCISESLGAEVDPDMSWSSSLATPPTLGETVIIARENDSVSEAKQQDGRADTILHDAFSKHDKCPEISDASMLSVPETVKLNAEDDIKDLESEVLDGLLGEMDSFEDTLNMPAESSGTLLLMPHALDAVEKYEINPDKTQEKGNVPSQQPNGRKNSISQEVNTNSWTENSHCTRVNGSLLQNTSEDAGDDKDGCLIGHGKELESLRISGDVHDFRAPKSFENERPVKEGVLSPSSQWSQLNLSGLDETHLEMSVCSSPSSNLHREENLEEKSLLMAKNDAVETSFLNSSGLLKAQKLLSVDLSEKCCEMKNTENNPTLEMTPVKSVSLSVQDPELVKGSAAEVSKMSCLNCNSFLIGHANVTEGSVVHQDKLSTCLKAASKSVITDVHPLLCSAKSPENCDDLHLINSENTLTKSGVNNLKMLPSLRKRSKKFVYRLNNTLLYQEEKIHKEVTSESPIHTALPHLESDACEFRGCLVASDVEQDHFLPAERKHLESNTRMKNFSTSTLKMDIIDNSSDNSFSGRLKQQDLRDLGENAREDQPAASIKCLEGSNTPEEDTKNSSNNENLSNIKRKVLTSACLMARKRSRCLPKSCALGKGEEDKEMSTKVNDGAAVPQSLKELGSSPRGKELLADIHSDSASLTNSSSHNTLCQINFGITAVSSDCCNKLSPSKKHSTEQRSGVDCGEVHRPLAIQCSENDNTVLKQGEETDAAAFSEDVASNEDPKPAENSKSPQAAAFSNVAVDISKELLDCADNNSLNEATSAEDKQVAPMYSSKMPNKNLKCKEESSVNLNACSLNLGFSGFQTASNKQIKFSEASIAKGRMLFKDIENECFEGSSMERVRNISHQVKKENALFSGSKSKLGSNLSDSSDSQASFLEPRHTKFTPHKVGLCKSFPRTPQALQEASQTLTASQEAEIAELSSILEETGSQFEFTQFRKQSNTMQSHSLQQLGTVETNGTKNVENISETSKDVGVYSSFKSENQVKNDKYCTQEEDTNEDTELVKNEKENAVFFHENDKKVTFTNLDIDEGRSDESFPIAKQDSFSNFIGFTSAGGKKINISKAALSRSAELFRDLDDDNYLFKSSETGTRCHNSKGSMSSNSHFSRCLTKGSKERTVGVSDFKSINAVSHTGSVSYHAQNKNEENTSTAFKENMENKAKISANNTENVSFSSINNVNSLLSTKNHKQNYETSKQILNRGDDEGNLQDHSLHVACLEDAVMIAEEHSLSTSHEMENQSPKQAGKDRKEDECLSPKFQAPGGDTSIPDAALDHSLPLFSVQCGEGDVNVLENSDKEKTNCKNIAEDTTHGKDLLGNESRIKIGSYHHYQIPLEQEANSGINEVEGSYLTGFHTASGKKIAIADGFLAKAEQFFADVDIGKEHNDSFENLIKKRKCGKNCVKDCDLCTENIAQCDSEKLDFNEKLVAEELGDHFNQAIESSPIEHAAVLDPAKEDTMVDLGEAFEGSLVTSCEHKKADVRTGKSELESLKGQKSDAVSRTHLSEDGKFLAEKKLDCSPRKRDDSGNIDDFPVHSAASLHLMKVPHDLEDNCVPRDTKNALFVEESNSKADQSLLLDAKSSCSYMNGDSKEFNLEHLNEPAADKNCFTDSVASASQNQALVSLPEEETNFKRLKETALEAEKQRADLKETVFSTAKGKAVSVSESALASVRQMFQDCSEAVKYEIEPNSRRNQTEIARNSSVVLYTECPDSANFFNATTSEEVNSATSQFVEVNASTDEGSHQEGNTSAGAKSASNYQKQSFGQNIKLLGHFVPDKQIKPSDASTSNSGFFSTASGKPVQLSEESLRKARQLFSEMEDNHSPHVQEAFLVEKGVEESKMHTEVLPRKMQIVSSKGQEDTSPELISDSAFGFSTASGKQVKVSKDAYQKAKAILEESDYFLSSGLCTTDQLSSVKDSGQRVKSLTGKVISELKTEKSCNQDSDLQNICPQEIKYFPSTHHVKMPEHTPYNQKNKQLASFKNNLQQEKSESFGKGQLNLWSKPESEAISCSATAKAEINTNLQSPKNYLEVEAIESARAFMEDSYSSSGVQINAAQTFRGRPDKNFQIKTFGKRHFEENNSLGEPPIKRQLLLEFNRTKNSPRSLKASKSTPDGIFKDRRKFMYHVPLKPVTCQPFGSAKERHEVKNPTLTLPDQDFRGFQSKPAIFQHCALRHSSDSAAGLSTPCKASAKESEETRSLYKSGKAAKTFIPPFKTKLAFSTCEQGSSSSSRCDSPISKSMTKEMEVNQIRAEQNTADPQDEQPCIQHSADTELENGNLAMARMVTNLRCARDLQEMRIKKKCRQNIHSQPGTLYVIKTSASSRIPLKAAVEEKSPCFYSTEELYTYGVSKQCVQVNSTNAESFQFLIKDFFSKEYLLAGNGMQLADGGWLIPTDEGKAGKKEFYRALCDTPGVDPNLITEAWVYNHYRWIVWKLAAMEVSFPHEFANRCLTPEMVLLQLKYRYDLEVDKSKRSAIKKIMERDDAAGKTLVLCISKIISLNTVVSPSSSNKNMESKKAAALIEVTDGWYGIRALLDPPLKALLDRRRLTVGQKIIVHGAELVGPQNGCPPLEAPDSLMLKISANSTRRVRWHTKLGFHRDPRPFPVPLPSLYSEGGAVGCIDVVVQRTYPVQWMEKTSAGSYIFRNSRAEEREAAKHAENQQKKLEALFAKIQAEYEKHEERTSRRTPRSRIVTRQQIHNLQDGAELYEAIQNASDPGYMEGYLSDDQLKALKAYRQLMNDKKQSQMQEQFKKALESAEQEESGCYKRDVSAVWRLYVVDYRKQEKHKGAVLSIWRPLPDVCSLLKEGARYRIFQLSASQPRARADSTHVQLTATKKTQYLQLAVSQEMLVQIFFPRKALEFTSLLDPSFQPPCAEVDLVGVVISVSRTGFTTVVYLSDESYNLVAVKIWTDLRHLAIEDVVVRCSLISASNLQWQSEFRSEIPVLLAGDLSLFSASPKECYLQEKVNELKSVIENVPSFCSDAESKLMNLLGRNLLLTPSLPKRCGLESPSPSCSHAEDRSLICSRIEMKHPSPLSTSTPNMQLVTPGSAKTPSPAAVNENYLKTSKKRKAMDFLSCIPAPPPLTPICSVISPSVKRAFQPPRSLGLQHSKSPKGTDQNIGLVTPCRKVRETVHLPENDLVADEELAMINTQALMNNIPEEKKMDYVNENRNATATTLSDDLSSRNSSRSTGEANNSSKAVLK; encoded by the exons ATGGATAAGAAAATGGCTTGCAAACCGGTGGAAAGACTAACTTTCTTCGAAATATTTAAGACACACTGCAGTGAATCAG ATTTAGGGCCCATCAGTCTTAATTGGTTTGAAGAACTCAGCGCAGAAGCACCCCCATATGAGCCCAAAGCCTTTGGAGAGCTTGATGGGCCCTCTGGCTGGCTTGAtcaaacagcttttaaaacCCCAAGGACAAAACCCTCTACATACAGTCAGCTGGCATCAACCCCACTGCTCtttaaagaacaaaatgcaaTATTGCCACCTTCTTCTCCTGAAAAAGAGCCagatcagaaaaaaacaggagcaa ATAGAGAGAATTTGATGAGCCCTAGTaacacaagaagaaaaacagaccaagaaaatgaaatgcttaCTTCTCCTCCTGGTACCTTCCACAACTGCCTCACTGCTAG tcCAACTATTTTGAGGAACGCTTACAGAACACCTCAGAGAAATAATAACCCTG GTCCATATGGAAGCTTGTTTTACACACCAAAACTTTTGGAG GTCAGAACTCcaaaatgtatttctgaaagTCTGGGAGCAGAAGTGGATCCAGATATGTCCTGGTCAAGTTCTTTAGCCACACCTCCTACCCTTGGTGAAACTGTGATAATAG CTAGAGAGAATGATTCTGTTTCTGAAGCAAAGCAACAGGATGGAAGGGCTGATACA ATTTTGCATGACGCTTTTTCCAAGCATGATAAATGTCCTGAGATAAGTGATGCAAGTATGCTGTCTGTACCAGAGACAGTAAAGCTAAATGCTGAAGATGACATCAAAGATTTGG AGTCAGAGGTGTTAGATGGCTTACTGGGTGAGATGGATAGCTTTGAGGACACACTCAATATGCCAGCTGAATCCAGTGGAACTCTTCTGCTGATGCCACATGCTCTGGATGCAGTAGAGAAATATGAGATAAATCCAgataaaacacaagaaaaggGGAATGTTCCCTCTCAGCAGCCTAATGGAAGGAAGAATAGCATTTCACAGGAAGTCAATACAAATAGCTGGACTGAAAACAGCCACTGTACTCGAGTGAACGGTTCTTTACTGCAAAACACCAGTGAAGATGCAGGAGATGATAAAGATGGCTGTTTAATAGGACATGGAAAAGAATTGGAGTCTCTTAGGATCTCAGGAGATGTGCATGATTTTAGAGCACCCAAATCCTTTGAGAATGAGAGGCCTGTGAAGGAAGGTGTGCTCTCTCCATCAAGCCAGTGGTCTCAACTGAACTTGTCTGGTCTTGACGAAACTCACCTGGAGATGTCTGTATGTAGCTCTCCATCCTCCAACTTACATAGGGAGGaaaatttagaagaaaagtCATTACTAATGGCCAAGAATGATGCTGTGGAAACATCTTTCCTGAACTCTTCAGGCTTGTTAAAAGCACAAAAGCTCTTGAGTGTGGATTTGTcagaaaaatgctgtgaaatgaaaaacactgaaaacaacCCAACATTGGAAATGACTCCAGTAAAATCTGTGTCATTGAGTGTTCAAGATCCAGAGTTAGTAAAAGGAAGTGCAGCTGAAGTTTCCAAAATGAGCTGCTTAAACtgtaattcttttttaattggACATGCAAACGTCACAGAGGGTTCTGTAGTCCACCAGGACAAGCTTTCCACATGTTTAAAAGCAGCTTCCAAATCTGTCATAACTGACGTTCACCCACTTCTGTGTAGTGCCAAATCTCCAGAAAACTGTGATGACCTACATTTAATAAACAGTGAAAATACTCTTACAAAGTCTGGTGTTAACAACCTGAAGATGTTACCCAGTCTGAGAAAGAGATCCAAGAAATTTGTTTATAGACTAAATAATACTTTACTgtatcaagaagaaaaaatacacaaagaagTAACCTCTGAATCACCTATTCATACTGCATTGCCACATTTGGAATCTGATGCATGCGAATTTAGAGGCTGTCTGGTGGCCAGTGATGTTGAACAAG ACCACTTTCTTCCTGCTGAGAGAAAGCATTTGGAATCAAATACAAGGATGAAGAACTTCAGCACTTCTACTTTAAAAATGGATATAATTGATAACTCATCTGATAATTCCTTCAGTGGTAGGCTGAAACAACAAGACCTGAGAGACTTGGGGGAAAATGCAAGAGAGGATCAACCTGCTGCATCAATAAAATGCTTAGAAGGATCGAATACCCCGGAAGAAGACacaaaaaattcttcaaataaTGAGAATCTCTCAAATATAAAACGTAAAGTTCTGACTTCAGCATGCCTAATGGCAAGAAAACGTTCCAGATGTCTCCCTAAAAGCTGTGCTTTAGGGAAAGGTGAAGAAGATAAGGAGATGAGTACTAAGGTGAACGATGGAGCTGCTGTACCTCAGAGCCTGAAAGAGCTTGGGTCTTCTCCTAGGGGCAAGGAACTCTTGGCTGATATTCACAGTGACTCTGCATCCCTGACAAACAGCAGTTCCCATAATACATTGTGTCAGATCAACTTTGGCATAACTGCAGTCAGTAGTGACTGTTGCAATAAATTATCACCCAGTAAAAAGCATTctacagagcagagatcaggaGTTGACTGTGGAGAGGTACACAGACCCTTGGCAATACAGTGCTCAGAAAATGACAATACTGTATTAAAACAAGGGGAGGAAACAGATGCAGCTGCCTTTTCAGAGGATGTAGCCAGCAATGAAGACCCAAAGCcagctgaaaacagcaaaagccCTCAAGCAGCTGCATTCAGTAATGTAGCTGTAGACATTTCTAAAGAATTATTAGATTGTGCAGATAACAATTCTTTAAATGAAGCCACTTCTGCAGAAGATAAACAAGTAGCACCAATGTATTCCAGCAAAATGCCAAACAAGAACCTTAAGTGTAAAGAGGAATCATCAGTGAATCTTAATGCATGCAGTTTGAATCTGGGCTTCAGTGGCTTTCAGACTGCTTCTAATAAGCAGATTAAATTCTCTGAAGCCAGTATAGCAAAAGGCAGAATGCTCTTCAAGGATATTGAAAATGAATGCTTTGAAGGTTCTTCCATGGAAAGAGTCAGAAACATTTCACAtcaagttaaaaaggaaaatgcgTTATTCTCAGGTTCAAAAAGCAAGCTGGGCAGTAATTTATCTGATTCTTCAGATTCACAGGCAAGTTTTCTTGAGCCCAGGCATACAAAGTTTACTCCACATAAAGTTGGCTTGTGTAAAAGCTTTCCTAGAACTCCACAAGCCTTGCAAGAAGCAAGTCAAACTTTGACAGCAAGCCAAGAAGCTGAAATTGCTGAACTTTCCAGTATCTTAGAAGAAACAGGTAGTCAGTTTGAATTTACACAGTTTAGAAAGCAAAGCAACACAATGCAAAGTCACAGTTTGCAACAATTAGGAACTGTAGAAACAAATGGAACAAAGaatgtagaaaatatttctgaaacaagCAAAGATGTGGGGGTTTATAGCTCTTTTAAATCGGAAAATCAAGTAAAAAATGACAAGTATTGTACTCAGGAGGAAGACACAAATGAAGACACTGAATtggtgaaaaatgaaaaagaaaatgcagtgtttttccatgaaaatgataaaaaagttACTTTTACTAACTTAGACATAGATGAAGGTAGATCTGATGAGAGCTTTCCCATAGCTAAGCAGGACAGCTTTTCTAATTTCATAGGCTTTACTTCAGCTggaggtaaaaaaataaatatttcaaaagcagcTTTGAGTAGGTCTGCAGAGCTCTTCAGAGACTTGGATGATGATAACTATTTGTTCAAATCTTCTGAAACCGGTACTAGATGTCACAATTCCAAAGGATCTATGTCTTCTAACAGTCATTTTTCCAGATGCCTgacaaaaggaagcaaagaaagaaCTGTTGGTGTTTCAGATTTCAAAAGCATTAATGCTGTTTCCCACACAGGTTCTGTTTCCTACCATgcacagaataaaaatgaggaaaatactAGTACAGCATTCaaggaaaatatggaaaacaaggcaaaaataTCAGCAAATAATACTGAAAATGTTAGCTTCAGTAGTATTAACAATGTCAACAGCCTGTTGTCCACTAAAAATCATAAGCAGAATTATGAAACTTCCAAACAAATTTTAAATCGAGGAGATGATGAAGGCAATTTGCAAGACCACTCATTACATGTAGCATGTCTAGAAGATGCTGTTATGATTGCAGAAGAGCACAGTTTAAGTACATCACACGAAATGGAAAACCAGTCTCCTAAGCAGgcaggaaaagacagaaaggaagatgaatgTTTGTCACCAAAATTTCAGGCTCCTGGTGGTGATACATCCATTCCTGATGCAGCTTTGGATCATTCTCTGCCCTTGTTCAGTGTGCAGTGTGGAGAAGGAGATGTAAATGTTTTGGAGAActctgataaagaaaaaacaaattgtaAAAATATTGCAGAAGACACCACTCATGGTAAGGACCTGCTAGGGAatgaaagcagaataaaaataggTTCTTACCATCATTATCAAATACCTCTTGAACAAGAGGCAAACTCTGGGATAAATGAAGTGGAAGGAAGTTATCTGACTGGTTTTCATACTGCTAGCGGCAAGAAAATAGCAATTGCTGATGGATTTTTGGCTAAAGCGGAGCAGTTTTTTGCAGATGTTGATATAGGAAAGGAACATAATGACAGTTTTGAGAATCTCatcaagaaaaggaaatgtggcAAGAACTGTGTTAAAGACTGCGATTTATGTACTGAAAACATTGCTCAGTGTGACTCTGAAAAACTCGATTTCAATGAAAAGCTTGTTGCTGAAGAGCTTGGAGACCACTTTAATCAGGCAATAGAGAGCAGTCCTATTGAACATGCTGCAGTTCTTGATCCTGCTAAAGAAGATACAATGGTTGACCTAGGTGAAGCTTTTGAAGGGAGTTTGGTAACTTCATGTGAGCATAAGAAAGCTGATGTCAGAACTGGAAAGTCAGAATTGGAATCCCTTAAAGGACAGAAGAGTGATGCTGTAAGTAGAACTCATTTGTCTGAAGATGGAAAATTCCTTGCAGAGAAAAAGTTGGACTGCTCACCAAGAAAGAGGGATGATTCAGGAAATATAGATGATTTTCCTGTGCACTCTGCTGCATCTCTGCATTTAATGAAGGTACCACATGACCTTGAAGACAACTGTGTGCCTCGAGATacaaaaaatgcattatttgtTGAGGAGAGCAACAGTAAAGCTGATCAGTCACTCCTTTTAGATGCAAAAAGTAGCTGCTCTTACATGAATGGTGACAGTAAAGAATTCAACTTAGAACATTTAAATGAACCtgctgctgataaaaattgCTTCACAGACAGCGTAGCCAGTGCTAGCCAAAACCAGGCACTAGTCAGTCTTCCTGAAGAGGAAACTAATTTTAAGAGGTTAAAAGAAACAGCACTTGAGGCTGAAAAGCAAAGGGCTGATCTGAAAGAAACCGTGTTTAGCACAGCAAAAGGGAAAGCTGTGTCTGTTTCAGAAAGTGCATTAGCAAGTGTCAGACAAATGTTTCAAGACTGCAGTGAAGCTGTAAAATACGAAATTGAGCCTAACTCAAGAAGGAATCAAACAGAAATTGCTAGAAATTCATCTGTAGTCCTTTACACTGAGTGTCCTGATTCTGCTAATTTTTTCAATGCTACAACAAGTGAAGAGGTTAATTCAGCCACATCCCAGTTTGTTGAAGTAAATGCAAGTACTGATGAAGGCAGTCACCAAGAAGGAAACACATCTGCAGGTGCAAAGTCTGCTTCAAATTATCAGAAGCAATCCTTTGGGCAGAATATTAAGCTTTTAGGGCACTTTGTTCCAGATAAGCAGATAAAGCCATCAGATGCTTCTACAAGCAATTCTGGATTTTTTAGTACAGCAAGTGGAAAGCCTGTACAGCTTTCAGAAGAGTCACTCAGGAAAGCTAGACAGCTCTTTTCTGAAATGGAAGATAATCATTCACCACATGTACAAGAAGCATTTTTAGTTGAGAAAGGTGTTGAAGAGTCTAAAATGCACACTGAAGTACTTCCTAGGAAAATGCAGATAGTGTCATCAAAAGGGCAAGAAGATACCAGCCCTGAATTGATATCAGATTCTGCTTTTGGCTTCAGCACTGCTAGTGGAAAGCAGGTAAAAGTTTCTAAAGATGCCTATCAAAAAGCAAAGGCAATTTTAGAAGAATCTGATTACTTTTTGAGTAGTGGGCTTTGTACTACAGATCAGCTTAGTTCAGTTAAAGACAGTGGTCAACGTGTGAAATCTTTAACAGGTAAGGTGATCTCAGAactcaaaactgaaaaaagctGCAATCAAGACTCTGACTTACAAAACATCTGCCCTCAGGAAATAAAGTATTTTCCAAGCACTCACCATGTCAAAATGCCTGAGCACACACCATACaatcagaaaaacaagcagttagcatcatttaaaaataaccttCAGCAAGAGAAAAGTGAGTCTTTTGGAAAAGGGCAGCTGAATCTGTGGTCAAAACCAGAGTCTGAAGCAATTTCATGCAGTGCTACTGCTAAAGCAGAAATTAATACTAATCTCCAAAGTCCAAAAAATTACTTGGAAGTAGAGGCTATAGAAAGTGCAAGAGCTTTTATGGAAGACAGTTATTCCAGTTCTGGAGTACAAATTAATGCTGCGCAGACCTTCAGGGGCAGACCGGATAAAAACTTCCAAATTAAGACCTTTGGGAAGAGGCACTTTGAAGAAAACAACTCACTTG GTGAACCTCCAATTAAGAGGCAGCTTCTGCTTGAATTTAACAGAACAAAGAATTCCCCCAGGTCTTTGAAAGCTTCAAAAAGCACCCCTGATG GCATTTTCAAAGACAGAAGAAAGTTTATGTACCATGTCCCTTTAAAACCCGTAACTTGTCAGCCTTTTGG GTCAGCTAAAGAACGACACGAAGTCAAGAATCCTACCCTGACCCTGCCAGATCAAGACTTCAGAGGATTCCAGTCTAAACCTGCCATTTTTCAGCACTGTGCTCTCAGGCACTCTTCAGACAGTGCTGCAGGGCTTTCCACTCCCTGCAAAGCCTCAGCAAAAGAGAGCGAGGAAACGAGAAGTTTGTACAAATCTGGCAAAGCTGCTAAAACTTTTATTCCGCCCTTCAAAACCAAGCTGGCATTTTCTACATGCgaacaaggcagcagcagcagcagcaggtgtgaCTCACCCATCAGCAAAAGTATGACCAAAGAGATGGAAGTAAATCAGATCAGAGCTGAACAAAATACTGCTGACCCTCAAGATGAGCAGCCTTGCATCCAGCACTCAGCAGACACTGAGCTAGAAAATGGCAATTTAG ctATGGCCAGGATGGTGACAAATCTCCGCTGTGCCAGAGATCTGCAGGAAatgagaattaaaaagaaatgtaggCAAAATATTCATTCACAGCCCGGCACTCTTTATGTCATTAAAACATCTGCAAGCAGTAGAATCCCTCTGAAAGCTGCAGTGGAAGAGAAATCTCCTTGCTTCTATTCTACAGAAGAG ctatACACATATGGTGTTTCAAAACAGTGCGTACAAGTTAACAGCACAAATGCAGAATCTTTCCAGTTTCTCATCAAAGACTTTTTCAGTAAGGAGTATTTGTTAGCTGGAAATGGAATGCAGCTTGCTGATGGAGGATGGCTAATACCTACAGAtgagggaaaagctgggaaaaaggAGTTTTACAG agccctctgtgACACTCCTGGCGTGGATCCCAACCTAATCACAGAGGCCTGGGTTTACAATCACTACAGATGGATTGTATGGAAATTGGCAGCCATGGAAGTGTCGTTCCCACATGAATTTGCTAACAGATGTTTAACACCAGAAATGGTCCTGTTGCAGTTGAAATATAG GTATGATTTGGAAGTGGATAAAAGTAAACGATCAGCAAtcaaaaaaataatggaaagagATGATGCAGCAGGTAAAACACTTGTACTGTGCATTTCCAAAATCATATCACTGAACACAGTTGTATCTCCTAGCAGTAGCAATAAGAACATGGAAagtaaaaaagcagcagctttaaTTGAAGTTACTGATGGCTGGTATGGGATCAGAGCTCTTCTGGATCCACCTCTCAAAGCTTTGTTAGATAGAAGAAGGCTGACTGTTGGTCAGAAGATCATAGTGCATGGAGCAGAACTTGTTGGTCCTCAAAATGGATGTCCACCACTGGAAGCCCCAGATTCCCTTATGTTaaag ATCTCAGCGAACAGCACTCGCCGTGTGCGCTGGCACACCAAGCTGGGATTCCATCGGGATCCCAGACCTTTCCCCGTGCCTCTGCCGTCGCTTTACAGTGAGGGCGGTGCCGTGGGCTGTATTGATGTGGTTGTTCAAAGAACTTACCCTGTTCAG tggatGGAAAAGACGTCAGCCGGATCCTACATTTTTCGTAACAGCCGAGCTGAAGAAAGGGAAGCTGCCAAGCATGCAGAGAATCAGCAAAAGAAACTGGAAGCTCTTTTTGCAAAAATCCAAGCAGAATATGAAAAGCATGAAG AGAGAACCAGTAGAAGAACACCAAGATCGCGGATCGTCACAAGACAGCAAATCCATAATTTGCAAGATGGTGCAGAACTGTATGAAGCAATTCAGAATGCATCTGATCCTGGTTATATGGAG GGATATCTCAGTGATGACCAATTAAAAGCCTTGAAGGCTTACAGACAGCTGATGAATGACAAAAAACAATCTCAGATGCAGGAACAATTCAAGAAGGCTTTAGAGTCAGCAGAACAAGAAGAAAGTGGCTGTTACAAAAGGGATGTGTCTGCAGTATGGAGATTATATGTGGTAGACtacagaaagcaagaaaaacataAAG gagcagtgctgagcaTCTGGCGCCCGCTGCCCGACGTGTGCTCCTTGCTGAAGGAAGGCGCTCGCTACAGGATCTTCCAGCTGTCggcatcccagcccagggccagggcagACTCCACCCACGTCCAGTTAACAGCCACCAAGAAAACTCAGTACCTACAGCTAGCA GTATCACAGGAGATGCTGGTACAGATTTTCTTTCCAAGAAAGGCTCTAGAATTCACCAGTTTGTTGGATCCTTCTTTTCAGCCACCATGTGCTGAAGTGGATTTAGTTGGAGTTGTCATTTCGGTTAGCAGAACAG gTTTCACTACTGTGGTATACTTGTCTGATGAAAGCTATAATTTAGTGGCAGTAAAGATCTGGACAGATCTCAGACACTTGGCTATTGAAGACGTAGTTGTCCGCTGCTCACTCATTTCTGCAAGCAACCTTCAGTGGCAGTCTGAATTCAGATCAGAAATTCCCgtgctgctggctggagatCTTTCTTTATTCTCAGCCAGTCCAAAGGAATGCTATCTTCAAGAGAAGGTTAATGAACTGAAAAGTGTGATAGAG AATGTGCCCTCCTTTTGCTCTGATGCAGAAAGTAAACTGATGAATTTGCTAGGAAGAAATCTCTTGCTGACACCCAGTTTACCTAAAAGATGTGGTTTGGAGagcccttctccttcctgcagccatGCAGAGGATAGAAGTTTG ATCTGTTCTAGAATTGAAATGAAGCATCCAAGCCCTTTGTCAACTAGCACACCAAATATGCAACTTGTCACACCAGGGTCAGCAAAAACACCTTCACCTGCTGCAGTTAATGAAAACTAtctcaaaaccagcaaaaagagaaaagctatGGACTTCCTCAGTTGCATACCTGCCCCTCCACCACTGACACCAATATGTTCAGTAATTTCTCCATCTGTTAAGAGAGCATTTCAGCCTCCACGAAGTTTGGGTTTACAGCACAGCAAGTCACCCAAGGGGACAGATCAGAATATTGGCCTTGTCACCCCTTGCAGAAAAGTGAGAGAAACTGTCCATCTTCCTGAGAATGACCTGGTTGCTGATGAAGAACTGGCAATGATTAATACACAAGCACTCATGAATAATATaccagaagaaaagaagatggATTAtgtaaatgaaaacagaaatgcgACAGCTACTACTTTATCTGATGATCTGTCATCCAGAAATAGTTCCAGGTCTACTGGGGAAGCAAATAACTCATCAAAAGCAGTTCTGAAGTAG